A region from the Rufibacter sp. DG15C genome encodes:
- the gldF gene encoding gliding motility-associated ABC transporter permease subunit GldF: MLAILSKEFNSYLNSLIGYIVMGVFLVATGLFMWVFPDSSVLDYGYADLQSVFSLAPWLFLFLIPAITMRAFAEERKAGTMELLLTKPLSDTQLLLGKYFACLLLALFALLPTLLYYVSVYLLGDPVGNIDSAAVAGSYMGLIFLAAVFVAMGIFASSLTENQIVAFILAVFLCYLVYTGFDLLSSIDAWGTASYYIAQLGISYHYSSISKGLIDSRDVLYFLSVITVMLLGTKLVLESRKW; encoded by the coding sequence ATGCTGGCAATCTTATCAAAAGAATTTAACTCCTACCTCAACTCGCTCATCGGCTATATAGTCATGGGGGTGTTTCTGGTGGCTACGGGCCTGTTCATGTGGGTCTTCCCAGACAGCAGTGTGCTGGACTACGGGTACGCCGATTTACAGTCCGTTTTCTCGTTGGCGCCCTGGCTGTTTCTGTTCTTGATTCCGGCCATTACCATGCGGGCCTTCGCCGAGGAGCGCAAAGCCGGTACCATGGAATTACTGCTGACCAAACCTTTGTCTGACACGCAATTACTGTTGGGCAAATACTTTGCCTGTCTGTTGTTGGCCTTGTTCGCGCTGCTGCCTACGCTGCTGTATTATGTGAGTGTTTACCTGCTGGGCGACCCAGTGGGGAACATTGACTCGGCGGCGGTGGCGGGCTCTTATATGGGCTTGATCTTCTTGGCGGCGGTGTTCGTGGCCATGGGCATCTTTGCATCTTCGCTTACAGAGAACCAAATCGTAGCCTTCATTCTGGCGGTGTTTCTGTGCTACCTGGTGTATACCGGGTTTGATTTGCTGAGCTCTATTGACGCGTGGGGAACAGCCTCTTATTACATTGCGCAACTGGGCATTTCCTATCACTACAGTTCCATCTCAAAAGGGTTGATTGACTCCAGAGATGTGCTGTATTTCTTGAGCGTGATTACGGTGATGTTATTAGGGACTAAACTGGTATTGGAGAGCAGAAAATGGTAG
- the gldG gene encoding gliding motility-associated ABC transporter substrate-binding protein GldG: protein MVEQTNPTPQTTATVAESRRRQDWTFFLVAVGLLLVLNFVASRYFFRVDLTEDQRYTISDQTKSLLGNLKEPVQVTVYLEGEFPAGFRRLQNSTREMLEEFRLYSDGKLDYNFVDPSANTNEEARNQFYMQLVQQGLQPTNLFAQEGDKKVEKIVFPGAIVAGAGKQTAATLLKGNQAAPPDERLNQSIEGLEYELASAVRKVAAASSGRIGVLQGHGELWVPKAADFLGTLSEYYTVNRVELSQVPDLHSFNLVVMMKPTQPYSEQDKYKLDQFVMRGGKILFLLDGVRAELDSIRNEGMLALPNDVNLQDLLFKYGARVNPDLVQDLNASFLPMVTGYMGNQPQTQLVPWRYYPLVNNFSQSPITRNLDAVQTKFVSSIDTVKAVGIKKTPLLWSSQYSRKRPAPVSLSLNDPRIDRDPKLFKEQAVPMGYLLEGSFKSLWTNRQPPAGTTIPFVGTSKPTKLVVFSDGDLGANEVDPKNGRPMELGYDRFTRLRYANKELLKNTVDYLLDEKGLIELRGKEIKLRPLDKAKLRDERTKWQTLNLGIPLVLLLLFGVFKFWARKRKYAR from the coding sequence ATGGTAGAGCAAACGAACCCAACTCCCCAAACCACCGCAACCGTAGCTGAAAGCCGAAGACGCCAGGACTGGACCTTCTTTCTGGTGGCCGTAGGCTTGCTACTGGTGCTCAATTTTGTGGCCAGCCGCTATTTCTTCAGGGTTGACCTCACCGAGGACCAGCGCTACACCATCTCTGACCAGACCAAAAGTTTGCTAGGCAACCTGAAAGAGCCGGTGCAGGTGACCGTGTACCTAGAGGGCGAATTCCCGGCGGGCTTCAGGCGGTTGCAGAACTCTACCCGTGAGATGCTGGAGGAGTTCAGGCTGTACAGTGACGGAAAACTGGATTACAACTTTGTGGACCCCAGCGCCAATACCAATGAAGAGGCCCGCAACCAGTTCTACATGCAACTGGTGCAGCAAGGGCTGCAGCCTACCAACCTGTTCGCGCAGGAAGGCGATAAGAAAGTGGAGAAGATTGTCTTCCCGGGGGCCATTGTAGCCGGTGCCGGCAAGCAGACCGCCGCCACGCTGCTCAAAGGGAACCAAGCCGCGCCGCCAGATGAGCGCCTGAACCAATCCATTGAAGGCTTGGAATACGAACTTGCCTCGGCGGTGCGCAAAGTAGCCGCCGCCAGCAGTGGACGCATTGGCGTCTTGCAGGGCCACGGCGAGTTGTGGGTACCCAAAGCCGCCGACTTCTTGGGCACGCTTTCTGAGTATTACACCGTCAACCGCGTAGAATTGTCACAAGTGCCGGATTTGCATTCGTTTAACCTGGTGGTGATGATGAAGCCCACCCAGCCGTATTCTGAGCAGGACAAGTACAAGCTGGACCAGTTCGTGATGCGCGGCGGCAAGATTCTATTCCTGTTGGACGGCGTGCGCGCAGAATTGGATAGCATTCGCAATGAAGGCATGCTAGCCCTGCCCAACGATGTGAACCTGCAAGACCTGTTGTTTAAGTATGGCGCACGAGTGAACCCAGACCTGGTACAGGACCTGAATGCCAGCTTCTTGCCCATGGTGACAGGCTATATGGGGAATCAGCCGCAGACCCAGCTGGTGCCGTGGCGGTACTACCCCTTGGTGAACAACTTCAGTCAATCACCCATTACGCGCAACCTGGATGCCGTGCAGACTAAGTTTGTGAGCTCTATTGACACCGTGAAGGCGGTTGGCATTAAAAAGACGCCGTTGCTATGGTCTTCGCAGTATTCGCGGAAGCGCCCGGCACCGGTTTCCCTTTCCTTGAATGACCCTAGAATTGACCGTGACCCAAAACTGTTCAAAGAGCAGGCGGTTCCAATGGGTTATCTGTTGGAAGGAAGTTTCAAATCTCTATGGACCAACCGCCAACCACCCGCTGGTACTACTATTCCTTTTGTAGGCACCAGCAAGCCCACCAAATTGGTCGTTTTCTCAGACGGCGATTTGGGTGCCAATGAGGTAGACCCTAAGAATGGGAGACCCATGGAACTGGGCTATGACCGTTTCACGCGCCTGCGCTACGCCAACAAAGAGCTCCTGAAGAATACCGTGGATTACCTGCTGGATGAGAAAGGCTTGATTGAATTGCGCGGTAAGGAAATAAAACTACGTCCGCTGGACAAAGCTAAATTACGCGATGAACGCACCAAATGGCAAACCTTGAACTTAGGTATTCCATTGGTCTTGTTATTACTGTTTGGCGTGTTTAAATTCTGGGCAAGAAAACGCAAATACGCCAGATAA
- a CDS encoding toxin-antitoxin system YwqK family antitoxin, whose amino-acid sequence MSPKKEEVKDVDQNGWVRTKGTLVNGHRQGYFEDFYKNGVLRMAANWEQGQIEGNYSEYFTNGNLKVKGVIVDGQLNGPNEKYDSLGNSSWVMYANGEKTGVEELKDKTRIITDKIYYSEEGGHILYQEKLTVLEDVKERILFPVLGDNDNILKLGIANLFTIHLVEAPVCKVTMVIGKEDKQGAFTPIGKGTSKDNKTFTYIFKPNQSGPGVLSFKMVHSKSPQDKISVADGVFQFEYDVE is encoded by the coding sequence ATGTCTCCTAAAAAGGAGGAAGTGAAGGACGTGGACCAGAATGGCTGGGTAAGGACCAAAGGCACCCTGGTCAACGGTCACCGGCAGGGCTACTTTGAGGATTTCTATAAAAACGGAGTTCTACGCATGGCCGCTAACTGGGAACAAGGGCAGATAGAAGGGAATTACTCTGAATACTTCACCAACGGAAACCTCAAGGTGAAAGGAGTGATTGTAGACGGGCAGCTCAACGGACCAAACGAAAAGTATGACTCCTTGGGCAACAGCAGTTGGGTCATGTATGCCAATGGTGAAAAAACCGGGGTAGAAGAATTAAAGGACAAGACCAGAATCATTACAGACAAAATCTACTACTCAGAAGAAGGAGGCCATATCCTGTATCAGGAAAAGCTTACCGTACTGGAAGATGTAAAAGAGCGCATCCTGTTTCCTGTGTTAGGTGACAATGATAATATCCTCAAATTAGGCATAGCCAATTTGTTTACTATTCATTTAGTGGAAGCACCCGTGTGTAAAGTAACCATGGTGATTGGGAAAGAGGATAAGCAGGGTGCATTCACGCCAATTGGCAAGGGGACCTCAAAAGACAATAAAACTTTCACCTATATCTTTAAACCCAACCAGTCTGGGCCCGGCGTCCTGTCCTTTAAGATGGTGCATTCTAAAAGCCCGCAGGACAAGATATCTGTGGCTGACGGAGTTTTTCAATTTGAATACGATGTAGAATAA
- the dnaN gene encoding DNA polymerase III subunit beta, with protein MKFIVSSTALLKQLTSINGVVANNPVVPILENFLFEINDGVLTITASDLETSMITEIHVEARENGRIAAPAKILIDTLKNLPDQPVTFTIDEETYTIEISSSNGRYKLSGENATDFPKVPVVRGGTAIEIPSNVLSRAINKTIFAVSNDELRPAMTGIFVQLGSDNITFVATDGHRLLRYRRKDVSSENSASIIIPKKAFNLLKSTLPSEATAVRMEFNTSNAYFSFDNLKMICRLIDERYPDYENVIPAQNPNKLSIDRYDFLSSVKRISIYSNKTTHQVRLRITGSELQISAEDLDFSNEASERLTCQYDGEDMEIGFNAKFLTEMLSNMDSDEITLELSTPNRAGLLMPANNDDEENILMLVMPVMLNNYV; from the coding sequence ATGAAATTCATTGTATCTTCTACGGCGCTTTTAAAGCAGCTTACCAGCATCAACGGGGTAGTGGCCAACAACCCGGTTGTTCCCATTCTGGAGAACTTCCTGTTCGAGATCAACGATGGTGTTTTGACCATCACCGCCAGTGACTTGGAGACATCCATGATCACAGAGATACACGTAGAGGCCCGCGAGAATGGCAGAATCGCCGCTCCGGCCAAGATCCTGATTGACACTCTTAAGAACCTTCCAGACCAGCCGGTGACCTTCACCATTGACGAGGAGACTTATACCATTGAGATTAGCTCTTCTAACGGCCGCTACAAGCTGTCTGGTGAGAACGCCACAGACTTCCCGAAGGTACCGGTAGTAAGAGGCGGAACCGCCATTGAGATTCCTTCTAATGTTTTGAGCCGTGCCATCAACAAGACCATCTTCGCGGTAAGCAATGATGAGTTGAGACCTGCCATGACCGGTATTTTTGTGCAGCTGGGCAGCGACAACATCACGTTTGTAGCCACAGACGGACACCGCTTGTTGCGCTACCGCCGCAAGGACGTGAGCAGTGAGAACTCTGCTTCCATCATCATACCTAAAAAAGCCTTTAACCTGCTTAAGTCTACGTTGCCTAGTGAGGCTACGGCGGTAAGAATGGAGTTCAATACGTCTAACGCGTATTTCAGCTTTGACAACTTAAAGATGATCTGCCGTCTGATTGATGAGCGGTATCCAGATTATGAGAACGTGATTCCGGCGCAAAACCCTAACAAGTTGAGCATTGATCGGTATGACTTCCTGAGCTCTGTGAAGCGTATCTCCATTTACTCTAACAAAACCACGCACCAGGTTCGTCTGCGCATTACGGGCAGTGAATTGCAAATCTCTGCTGAAGATTTAGATTTCTCCAACGAGGCCAGCGAGCGTCTGACGTGTCAGTATGACGGCGAGGACATGGAGATTGGTTTCAATGCCAAGTTCCTGACAGAGATGCTGAGCAACATGGACTCTGATGAGATCACCCTGGAGCTTTCCACGCCAAACCGCGCCGGTCTTTTGATGCCAGCCAACAATGACGACGAGGAGAACATTTTGATGCTGGTAATGCCGGTGATGTTGAATAATTACGTGTAA
- the gldC gene encoding gliding motility protein GldC, whose translation MKQMKKSEIHFSIALDDQRVPEAISWRATDAGDDIHFAKAINIALWDRNDSGTMKIDLWTKDMPVDEMKYFYIDTLGAMAQSLEGATNDKVMAEKMRSLCQELMKHVEDQQRLNAQNNPTK comes from the coding sequence ATGAAACAGATGAAAAAATCAGAGATACACTTCAGCATCGCCTTGGATGACCAGCGCGTGCCAGAGGCCATTAGCTGGCGGGCCACCGATGCAGGTGATGACATTCACTTCGCCAAGGCCATCAACATTGCCCTATGGGACCGCAATGACAGCGGTACTATGAAGATTGACCTATGGACCAAGGACATGCCCGTAGATGAGATGAAGTACTTCTACATTGACACCCTGGGTGCCATGGCCCAAAGCCTGGAGGGCGCTACCAATGACAAGGTAATGGCCGAGAAGATGCGCTCCCTTTGCCAGGAGTTGATGAAACACGTAGAAGACCAGCAGAGGCTGAACGCTCAGAACAATCCAACCAAGTAA
- the dcd gene encoding dCTP deaminase — MILTDRQILEEIEKGTIKIEPYDRSCLGTNSYDVHLGKYLASYRDEVLDARKHNQIDVFEIPEEGYVLEPGKLYLGVTEEYTETHAHVPFLEGKSSVGRLGIDIHATAGKGDVGFCNHWTLEISVSQKVRVYHNMPIGQLIYFVVNGGIENYYNQKANAKYNDRTPYPVESMMWKNSF, encoded by the coding sequence ATGATCCTCACCGACCGTCAAATACTGGAAGAAATAGAGAAAGGCACCATCAAGATTGAGCCCTATGACCGTTCTTGCCTGGGCACCAACTCCTATGATGTGCACTTGGGCAAGTACCTGGCCTCTTACCGCGATGAGGTGCTAGATGCCCGCAAGCACAACCAGATTGACGTCTTTGAAATCCCAGAGGAAGGATATGTTTTAGAACCAGGCAAACTCTATCTAGGGGTCACTGAGGAATACACTGAAACCCACGCGCACGTGCCCTTCCTGGAAGGAAAGTCCAGTGTAGGACGTTTGGGTATTGACATCCATGCAACAGCTGGTAAAGGCGATGTGGGCTTCTGCAACCACTGGACTTTGGAGATCTCTGTGAGCCAGAAAGTGCGCGTGTACCACAACATGCCCATTGGCCAGCTCATCTACTTTGTGGTGAACGGCGGCATTGAGAACTACTACAACCAGAAGGCCAACGCCAAGTACAATGACCGCACGCCCTACCCGGTAGAGTCTATGATGTGGAAAAATAGCTTCTAA
- a CDS encoding thioesterase family protein: MAHSHQDKFSLSISVKPEDIDELGHVNNVVYVRWVQEVSAAHWAHVAPQEIKEKYLWVILRHEIDFLKPAMPHDEITGYTWVGEHQGAKFERFVSLYRGGTEELLASANTTWCLLDAQTMRPRRIEQELIDLL, from the coding sequence ATGGCGCATTCACACCAAGACAAATTCAGTTTATCCATCAGCGTAAAGCCAGAAGATATTGACGAGCTAGGCCATGTGAACAACGTAGTGTATGTACGCTGGGTACAGGAGGTTTCTGCCGCGCATTGGGCCCACGTGGCACCGCAGGAGATCAAGGAAAAATACCTGTGGGTGATCTTACGCCATGAGATTGACTTCCTAAAGCCTGCCATGCCACATGATGAGATTACGGGCTATACGTGGGTAGGAGAACACCAAGGGGCTAAGTTTGAGCGCTTCGTGAGTTTGTACAGAGGCGGAACAGAAGAGCTGCTGGCATCGGCCAATACCACCTGGTGTTTACTGGATGCCCAGACCATGCGACCCAGACGCATTGAGCAGGAATTGATTGACTTGCTGTAA
- the hemL gene encoding glutamate-1-semialdehyde 2,1-aminomutase — translation MSLTHTTSQELFARAQDSIPGGVNSPVRAFKAVGGQPLFMKAAKGAYLFDEDGNQYLDLINSWGPMILGHAHEVIEKAVRDALPGSLSFGAPTRREVEMAELIISMIPSVEKVRMVNSGTEATMSAIRVARGYTGRDKIIKFEGCYHGHGDSFLIAAGSGAVTLGVPDSPGVTKGVANDTLTAPYNDLAAVQTLIDANPAQIAAIILEPVVGNMGLVVPAQGFLQGLRDLCTKEGIVLIFDEVMTGFRLAKGGAQELYGVMPDMTTLGKIIGGGMPVGAYGGKREIMNSVAPAGPVYQAGTLSGNPIAMSAGMAALTYLNEHPDVYTQLQTITDKLVNGTKQNMQQLGLNYTINQVGSMFSLFFTEQPVTDFASAKTSDLGRFGRYFHEMLQRGIYLAPSQYETLFVSAAITEDLADQYLKANLEALQATL, via the coding sequence ATGTCCCTAACCCATACCACCAGCCAAGAGCTATTTGCCAGAGCCCAGGATTCTATTCCAGGCGGCGTAAACTCACCAGTCAGAGCCTTTAAAGCCGTAGGCGGACAGCCTCTTTTCATGAAAGCTGCCAAAGGCGCTTATCTATTTGACGAAGACGGAAACCAGTACCTGGACCTCATCAATTCCTGGGGTCCTATGATCCTGGGTCATGCCCACGAGGTGATTGAAAAAGCCGTACGCGATGCCTTGCCCGGTTCGCTTTCCTTCGGGGCCCCTACCCGCCGCGAAGTAGAGATGGCCGAGCTCATCATCAGCATGATTCCCAGCGTGGAGAAAGTGCGCATGGTAAATTCCGGCACCGAGGCTACCATGTCGGCCATCAGAGTGGCCCGCGGCTATACCGGAAGAGACAAGATCATCAAGTTTGAAGGCTGCTACCATGGCCACGGCGATTCTTTTCTAATTGCCGCCGGCAGCGGAGCCGTGACCTTGGGCGTACCGGACAGCCCGGGCGTGACGAAAGGCGTGGCCAATGATACCTTGACTGCTCCGTACAATGACCTGGCTGCTGTCCAGACTTTGATTGATGCGAACCCAGCCCAGATTGCGGCCATTATCCTGGAACCGGTGGTAGGAAACATGGGCTTGGTGGTGCCGGCCCAGGGCTTCTTGCAAGGCCTGCGTGACTTATGTACTAAAGAAGGCATCGTGTTGATTTTCGACGAGGTGATGACCGGTTTTAGGTTGGCTAAAGGAGGTGCGCAGGAATTATATGGTGTGATGCCTGATATGACCACGTTGGGTAAGATTATCGGCGGCGGCATGCCGGTGGGTGCTTACGGCGGAAAGCGCGAAATCATGAACTCGGTGGCCCCAGCGGGACCCGTTTATCAGGCTGGAACGCTTTCGGGGAATCCCATTGCAATGTCGGCTGGCATGGCGGCCTTGACGTATTTAAATGAACACCCAGATGTCTACACCCAACTGCAAACCATCACTGACAAACTGGTGAACGGCACCAAGCAAAACATGCAGCAGCTGGGCTTGAACTATACCATCAACCAGGTAGGCTCCATGTTCAGCTTGTTCTTTACGGAGCAGCCGGTGACAGACTTCGCCTCAGCCAAAACCTCAGACCTTGGTCGCTTTGGCAGGTATTTCCATGAGATGTTGCAGCGTGGCATTTACCTGGCTCCTTCCCAGTACGAGACCCTGTTTGTATCAGCAGCAATCACGGAGGACTTGGCAGATCAATATTTAAAAGCCAACTTGGAAGCTTTGCAAGCGACTCTGTAG
- a CDS encoding ABC transporter substrate-binding protein: MKKRLVLAAMFLTFGWQVQAQNNAEQSTRFNNGRFLLDQQKYALAMEELLPLTSISASSQYAPDAAFLYSVAAAKQKKWKEAEQMLTQLQMQFPTWGGLSDGQYLLAQVQFEKKEYQKALQTLNALQNSGLQEEANAMKRHYLLQLPDKSTFQYLVRQYPDDATLGKAYVDRLVSGWYTTQDRTQLEDLVRKFNLDRSYLTRTTSLKKNEYNLAVLLPFNVTDSGARLEKKNLFITDFYAGMKAAQDSLQRQGIKVNLFPYDSGTDSAQVRQVLQLPELSSMDAVVGPIFKSTSVQAAKLAQQRGLNMVNPFSDDLDMTKGNPYLVLLEASTATQGQRAAVHAYQNFSKKTAAVIYDSGKEDTTFAGNFRRTYMALGGKVQVFQKINSKTSGSVGGVLGSINLRDIGVLVIQSSAANVAASAVSNLEQKASKVPLLVPASWLEFSQITFSQLDFLEAYFHSPKFVDLDDPAVQAFRRNYTRKHNLPPSAFTYSGFELVYYLGHQLSTNGYASPLRLGGMLPSLFYQGLSYQNQNGQPTQDNQYVPILKIDNGRLLIVNPVL, translated from the coding sequence ATGAAAAAACGACTTGTCTTGGCGGCCATGTTTCTCACCTTCGGGTGGCAGGTGCAGGCCCAGAACAATGCAGAACAGTCTACGCGCTTTAACAACGGCCGCTTTCTTTTAGACCAGCAGAAGTACGCACTGGCCATGGAAGAACTGTTGCCGCTCACCTCCATTTCGGCGAGTAGCCAATACGCGCCAGATGCGGCATTCTTATATAGTGTAGCCGCGGCCAAGCAGAAGAAATGGAAAGAGGCAGAGCAGATGTTGACGCAATTGCAGATGCAGTTCCCTACCTGGGGCGGTTTGTCAGATGGGCAGTATTTGTTGGCGCAGGTGCAGTTTGAGAAGAAGGAGTATCAAAAAGCGTTGCAAACTCTCAATGCGCTGCAAAACTCTGGCTTACAGGAAGAGGCAAACGCCATGAAGCGTCATTACCTGTTGCAACTGCCAGACAAGTCCACGTTCCAGTATTTGGTGCGCCAGTATCCAGACGATGCTACTTTGGGTAAGGCCTATGTTGACCGGTTGGTCAGCGGATGGTACACGACTCAAGACAGAACCCAGTTAGAGGATTTGGTTCGTAAATTCAATCTGGATAGAAGCTACCTCACGCGCACTACCTCGCTTAAAAAGAACGAGTACAACCTGGCGGTGCTTCTGCCCTTTAACGTGACAGATTCTGGCGCGCGTTTAGAGAAGAAAAACCTGTTCATCACCGATTTCTATGCGGGTATGAAAGCTGCTCAGGACTCTTTGCAACGCCAAGGCATTAAAGTGAACCTGTTCCCATATGACTCGGGCACTGATTCAGCTCAGGTTCGGCAGGTGCTTCAGTTGCCTGAGCTTTCTAGCATGGACGCCGTGGTGGGACCCATTTTCAAAAGCACCAGCGTACAGGCGGCCAAACTGGCCCAGCAACGCGGCCTCAACATGGTCAATCCATTCTCTGATGACCTAGACATGACCAAAGGCAATCCATACTTGGTTTTACTAGAGGCTTCTACAGCTACCCAAGGACAACGCGCCGCGGTGCATGCGTACCAAAACTTCTCTAAGAAAACCGCCGCGGTGATTTATGACAGTGGCAAAGAGGACACCACGTTTGCGGGGAATTTCAGGAGAACGTACATGGCTCTAGGCGGCAAGGTACAGGTCTTCCAGAAGATAAACTCTAAGACCAGCGGTTCTGTAGGGGGCGTACTTGGTTCCATTAACCTGAGAGATATAGGGGTGCTGGTAATTCAGTCCTCGGCGGCCAACGTAGCGGCAAGCGCGGTGAGTAACCTAGAGCAGAAAGCTTCTAAGGTGCCTTTGCTGGTTCCGGCCAGTTGGTTGGAGTTTTCTCAAATCACGTTCTCTCAGCTTGACTTTCTGGAAGCCTACTTTCATTCGCCTAAGTTCGTGGATCTAGACGACCCGGCGGTGCAGGCATTTAGAAGAAACTACACGCGCAAGCACAATCTGCCCCCTTCGGCGTTTACCTATAGCGGCTTTGAGTTAGTGTATTACCTTGGCCATCAGTTGAGCACGAATGGCTATGCTTCTCCCCTTCGTTTAGGCGGCATGCTACCTAGCCTTTTTTACCAGGGCCTGAGCTACCAAAACCAAAACGGGCAACCTACACAAGACAATCAATACGTGCCTATTCTCAAAATTGACAACGGCCGCTTATTAATAGTGAATCCAGTCCTTTAA
- the guaA gene encoding glutamine-hydrolyzing GMP synthase has protein sequence MPEKILILDFGSQYTQLIARRVRELNVYCEIHPYNKIPALSPDLKGVILSGSPCSVREKDYPNPDLTPFLGKLPVLGVCYGAQLMAQEGGGEVIASTIREYGRAKLNHVDQHNRLLKEITMDSQVWMSHGDTIKQIPDNFEIIASTESVQVAAYKVKDQETYGIQFHPEVTHSTEGKTLLRNFVVHICECSQDWTPDQFIETTVADLKEQIGTDKVILGLSGGVDSSVAAMLIHQAIGKNLYCIFVDNGLLRKDEFEGVLHSYKDMGLNVKGVDAKDMFYTALAGLSDPEEKRKAIGKVFIDVFDQESHLVEDAKWLGQGTIYPDVIESVSVKGPSATIKSHHNVGGLPDFMKLKVVEPLKTLFKDEVRLVGKTLGIDPAILGRHPFPGPGLAIRILGDVTPEKVAILQEVDHIFIKSLKNSGLYDQVWQAGAMLLPVQSVGVMGDERTYERVVALRAVTSIDGMTADWSHLPYEFLADVSNEIINKVRGVNRVVYDISSKPPATIEWE, from the coding sequence ATGCCAGAAAAGATTCTCATCCTTGACTTTGGGTCTCAGTATACCCAACTCATCGCCCGCCGGGTTCGCGAACTGAATGTCTACTGCGAGATCCATCCCTACAACAAGATTCCTGCCTTAAGCCCAGACTTGAAAGGCGTTATCTTATCTGGAAGCCCCTGCTCTGTGCGGGAAAAAGACTATCCTAATCCAGACCTCACCCCTTTTTTAGGCAAACTACCTGTGCTAGGCGTTTGCTACGGTGCCCAGTTAATGGCCCAGGAAGGCGGCGGCGAAGTAATTGCCTCTACCATTAGAGAGTACGGCCGCGCCAAGCTCAACCACGTGGACCAGCACAACCGCCTGCTAAAGGAAATCACCATGGACTCTCAGGTTTGGATGAGCCATGGCGATACCATCAAGCAGATTCCAGACAACTTTGAAATCATTGCCAGCACCGAGTCCGTGCAAGTGGCCGCTTATAAAGTAAAAGACCAGGAAACCTACGGCATCCAGTTCCACCCAGAGGTAACGCACTCTACAGAAGGCAAGACGCTACTGCGCAACTTTGTGGTGCACATCTGCGAGTGTTCCCAAGACTGGACCCCAGATCAATTCATTGAAACCACAGTTGCTGATTTGAAAGAGCAGATTGGCACTGACAAGGTCATATTAGGCTTATCCGGAGGGGTAGACTCCAGCGTGGCAGCCATGCTCATTCACCAGGCCATTGGCAAGAACCTCTACTGTATCTTTGTAGACAACGGTCTGTTGCGCAAAGACGAGTTTGAGGGTGTGCTGCACTCTTACAAAGACATGGGCTTGAACGTGAAAGGCGTAGATGCCAAAGACATGTTCTACACCGCCCTAGCGGGTCTCTCTGACCCAGAGGAAAAGCGCAAAGCCATTGGCAAAGTTTTCATTGACGTGTTTGACCAGGAGTCGCATTTGGTAGAGGATGCCAAGTGGCTAGGCCAGGGCACCATCTACCCAGACGTGATTGAGTCGGTATCTGTGAAGGGTCCATCTGCTACTATTAAATCCCACCACAACGTAGGAGGTTTACCCGATTTCATGAAACTGAAAGTAGTGGAGCCGCTTAAGACCTTATTTAAAGACGAGGTCAGGTTGGTAGGCAAAACCTTAGGCATTGATCCGGCTATCTTAGGCCGTCATCCTTTCCCGGGCCCCGGCTTGGCCATCAGGATTCTAGGCGATGTAACCCCAGAGAAAGTAGCCATCTTGCAAGAGGTAGACCATATTTTTATCAAGTCGCTCAAAAATTCTGGCTTGTATGACCAGGTTTGGCAGGCCGGTGCCATGCTATTGCCGGTACAGAGCGTGGGCGTGATGGGCGATGAGCGCACCTATGAGCGCGTAGTGGCTTTGCGCGCCGTGACCAGCATTGACGGAATGACCGCCGACTGGTCGCATTTGCCGTATGAGTTCTTGGCTGATGTTTCTAATGAAATCATTAACAAGGTGCGCGGGGTCAACCGCGTGGTCTATGACATCAGCTCAAAACCACCCGCTACCATTGAGTGGGAATAG